The Hahella sp. HNIBRBA332 genome window below encodes:
- a CDS encoding mannosyl-3-phosphoglycerate phosphatase, with protein sequence MSQLIIYTDLDGTLLDHHTYAADSALPTLAKLKQWRIPCVWNTSKTYAELRALRQRLHHQDPFIVENGAAVYLPKSQFQEPFCGARVSEEFYAKSFGPSRQHILDVLQEFKGAYGFKSFYEMDAEAVASLTGLSKADAALAKQREFTEPLVWEDSPAALKQFTAELNDTGLQILRGGRFLHVMGQFNKATAMQWLTELYAERCGETPVSMALGDSHNDIAMLNAADIAVVVRSPSHLPPSLERKERILTRKFGPEGWAEAVEQVLASQQSLNAPSMRT encoded by the coding sequence ATGAGCCAGTTAATCATTTACACCGACCTGGACGGAACCTTGCTCGATCACCACACCTACGCTGCGGATTCAGCATTACCCACGTTGGCCAAGTTAAAGCAATGGCGCATTCCCTGCGTCTGGAACACCAGTAAAACTTACGCCGAACTACGCGCATTGCGCCAAAGGCTGCATCACCAGGACCCATTCATTGTTGAGAATGGCGCCGCGGTGTATCTGCCGAAATCCCAGTTTCAGGAGCCATTCTGCGGCGCGCGGGTCAGCGAAGAGTTTTACGCCAAGAGCTTCGGTCCCAGTCGGCAACATATTCTGGACGTGCTGCAGGAGTTTAAAGGCGCCTACGGCTTCAAAAGTTTTTACGAAATGGACGCCGAAGCAGTGGCGTCGCTCACCGGTTTGTCCAAGGCCGACGCGGCCCTGGCCAAGCAGCGCGAATTCACGGAGCCGCTGGTTTGGGAGGACAGTCCAGCGGCGTTAAAACAATTCACCGCCGAACTTAATGACACAGGTTTGCAAATTTTACGCGGCGGCCGCTTCTTGCATGTGATGGGGCAATTCAACAAGGCCACCGCCATGCAATGGCTGACGGAGCTTTACGCCGAACGTTGCGGCGAGACGCCGGTCAGCATGGCCCTGGGCGATAGCCATAATGACATCGCCATGCTCAACGCCGCGGATATTGCGGTGGTAGTGCGTTCTCCCTCACATCTGCCGCCTTCCCTGGAGCGCAAGGAGCGCATCCTGACCAGGAAGTTCGGCCCGGAGGGCTGGGCCGAAGCCGTAGAACAGGTGCTTGCGTCGCAACAGTCGCTGAACGCGCCATCCATGCGTACGTAA
- a CDS encoding MoxR family ATPase: MSEAHIEESQLQSISQQLQTLKSELEKAIVGQSDIIEHTLIALVAGGHVLIEGVPGLGKTLLVRALAKTFQGKFGRIQFTPDLMPSDVTGHSMYHMETQSFKIRKGPAFTNLLLADEINRAPAKTQAALLEVMQEYQVTIDGTSFPVPTPFMVLATQNPIEQEGTYPLPEAELDRFIMKLLIEFPSAENEASIVRQVNDSRGAKVDYLARVSALTTPEEVGSWQAAAWQILADDAVVDYAVRITRATREWPGVARGAGPRGSINLIRAAKARALMEGRPYILPDDVKLLAPAVLRHRLLMSADMEIEGVSVDKLLAGMLEEIEAPRK, encoded by the coding sequence ATGAGTGAAGCCCACATCGAAGAATCCCAACTGCAATCCATCAGCCAGCAACTACAGACTCTGAAGTCTGAGCTGGAAAAGGCGATAGTGGGGCAGTCCGATATTATCGAACATACCCTGATCGCCCTGGTGGCCGGCGGACACGTGCTGATTGAAGGCGTTCCCGGTCTGGGCAAGACGCTGCTGGTGCGGGCGCTGGCGAAAACCTTCCAGGGTAAATTCGGTCGCATTCAGTTCACTCCCGACCTGATGCCCAGCGACGTGACCGGCCACTCCATGTATCACATGGAAACGCAAAGCTTCAAAATCCGCAAAGGGCCGGCGTTCACCAACCTGCTGCTGGCCGACGAGATCAACCGCGCACCCGCTAAAACCCAGGCGGCGCTGCTGGAAGTGATGCAGGAATACCAGGTCACCATCGACGGAACCTCTTTCCCGGTGCCTACGCCATTTATGGTGCTGGCGACGCAAAACCCGATCGAGCAGGAAGGCACTTATCCGCTACCGGAAGCGGAGCTGGACCGTTTCATCATGAAGCTGCTGATCGAATTCCCCAGCGCGGAGAACGAAGCCTCCATCGTACGTCAGGTCAATGACAGCCGCGGCGCCAAGGTGGATTATCTGGCCCGGGTCAGCGCCCTGACCACGCCGGAAGAAGTCGGCTCCTGGCAGGCGGCGGCCTGGCAAATCCTGGCGGATGACGCGGTGGTGGATTACGCGGTGCGCATTACCCGCGCTACTCGCGAGTGGCCGGGCGTCGCCCGCGGCGCGGGTCCGCGCGGCAGCATCAACCTGATTCGCGCCGCGAAAGCGCGGGCGTTGATGGAAGGGCGTCCCTATATTCTGCCTGATGACGTCAAGTTACTGGCCCCGGCGGTGCTGCGTCATCGCTTACTGATGTCCGCAGACATGGAGATCGAAGGCGTCAGCGTCGATAAACTCCTCGCCGGTATGTTGGAAGAGATTGAGGCCCCCCGTAAATGA
- a CDS encoding HD-GYP domain-containing protein, with the protein MKHEIKTIELPCGKLEVGMFVSQLDRPWLDTPFPLQGFLLRTRRDIELLQQFCDYVYIDTVKGRRPKGGVSPLSVNIKDSLHRRRKLLPGVKLHNYVDVAPLEEEMPVAKALYKDFSANVAYLMDEMSRGASFQLKKFQALVAPMVESVIRNPDACALMARMKNQDSYAYKHSMSVSVWCVIMGRQLGLSQKDLEELAVGGLLLDVGKLQLPSELLMQARRLEDHEFELMKSHVARGLETVKNIEGVSRTILAMVENHHERHNGSGYPRGMAANAIPIYARIASLADCYDAITSQRPYAHPLPPSEAVRKLYEWRNVEFQAELVEEFIQAVGIYPAGTLVELTDGQVGIVIGEYRSRRLRPRLLMLLDSEKNLYDVPKELDLLDCLESSAGQPLHIERSLEPGSYDIDPETLYI; encoded by the coding sequence ATGAAACACGAAATAAAGACGATCGAACTTCCCTGCGGCAAGCTTGAGGTGGGTATGTTCGTCAGCCAGTTGGATCGTCCCTGGCTGGACACGCCATTTCCGTTACAGGGCTTTCTGCTGCGCACCCGGCGTGATATCGAACTCCTGCAACAGTTTTGCGATTACGTCTATATCGATACGGTGAAAGGCCGTAGACCCAAGGGCGGCGTGTCGCCTCTGTCAGTCAACATCAAAGACTCCCTGCATCGTCGTCGAAAACTGTTGCCTGGCGTCAAGCTGCACAATTATGTGGACGTCGCGCCGTTGGAAGAAGAGATGCCGGTGGCTAAAGCGTTGTACAAAGATTTCAGCGCCAACGTCGCTTATCTGATGGATGAAATGAGCCGCGGCGCGTCCTTTCAGCTCAAGAAATTTCAGGCCCTGGTTGCGCCCATGGTGGAAAGCGTTATCCGCAACCCGGATGCCTGCGCCTTGATGGCCCGAATGAAGAATCAGGACTCCTACGCTTATAAACACTCCATGAGCGTTTCCGTCTGGTGCGTCATTATGGGGCGGCAATTGGGCCTGTCGCAGAAAGACCTGGAGGAACTGGCGGTCGGCGGACTGTTGCTGGATGTCGGCAAGCTGCAATTGCCGTCGGAACTGTTGATGCAGGCGCGCCGTCTTGAGGATCATGAGTTTGAGCTGATGAAAAGCCATGTGGCGCGCGGACTGGAGACAGTGAAGAACATCGAGGGCGTCAGCCGCACGATATTGGCCATGGTGGAGAACCACCATGAGCGCCACAATGGCTCCGGTTATCCACGGGGCATGGCGGCGAATGCGATTCCCATCTACGCCCGCATCGCTTCTCTGGCGGATTGCTATGACGCCATCACCAGCCAACGCCCATACGCTCATCCCCTGCCGCCCTCTGAGGCGGTGCGCAAACTGTATGAATGGCGCAACGTGGAATTTCAGGCGGAACTTGTAGAAGAGTTTATCCAGGCGGTGGGCATCTACCCCGCCGGCACTTTGGTCGAGTTGACCGACGGACAAGTGGGCATCGTTATCGGAGAATACCGCTCCAGACGCCTGCGACCCCGTTTGCTGATGTTGCTGGACAGCGAGAAAAACCTGTACGACGTTCCCAAAGAGCTTGATTTGCTGGATTGCCTGGAGTCCAGCGCAGGTCAGCCGCTGCATATCGAACGCAGTCTGGAGCCGGGCTCGTACGACATTGATCCTGAAACGCTCTATATCTAG
- a CDS encoding sugar phosphorylase yields the protein MEHASLTQLEQRLMEHIKTLYPDVNALNFVKECLATFGLEPNAPPPQPHRNPWSQEDAVLITYGDTLRSDNEPPLHSLHEFLRSQLRHCISIVHILPFFPYSSDDGFSVMDYTTVNPALGDWEDIAAFTREFKVMGDLVINHCSSRSLWFENYKAGQTPGVDYFVEASPDTDLTQVVRPRTSPLLREVATAGGVRHVWCTFSHDQIDLNFRNPQVLLEFLRILRLYLDKGVRWFRLDAVAFLWKVPGTSCINLPETHEMIRLLRLLIEHRAHDAVIITETNIPNHENLTYFGNANEAHLIYNFSLPPLLINSLVTGSCEYLKKWLMSMPPAQQGTTYLNFIASHDGVGLRPTEGLLSEWELDALVSTMQKFGGKASARTGPDGQPKFYEINISLWNALSGTVQHGPDHFGFARFLCAHAIMLALEGVPAFYIHSLVGTENDYERVEHTGQFRSINRHIWRQQDLEQALQGEGHHPKVFAAMQKLIAIRKRQKAFHPNATQYTLHTGDALFSFWRQSQDRMQSIFAIHNVSDQPQSINLAELNLISTDQWFDLISEQAFEDRVGQIILRPYQYIWLTNVRL from the coding sequence ATGGAGCACGCCTCGCTCACTCAATTGGAGCAGCGCCTGATGGAGCACATCAAAACGCTGTATCCGGACGTCAACGCGCTTAATTTCGTCAAAGAATGCCTGGCCACATTCGGACTGGAGCCCAACGCGCCGCCTCCGCAACCTCACCGTAACCCCTGGTCCCAGGAAGACGCCGTACTGATCACTTACGGCGATACTTTACGCAGCGATAACGAGCCGCCATTACACAGCCTGCATGAATTTTTACGCAGTCAGCTGCGGCATTGCATCAGCATCGTACATATTCTGCCGTTTTTTCCTTATAGCTCCGACGACGGTTTCAGCGTCATGGATTACACCACCGTGAATCCCGCCCTCGGCGACTGGGAGGATATCGCCGCCTTCACCCGGGAGTTCAAAGTGATGGGGGATCTGGTCATCAACCATTGCTCCAGCCGCTCCCTCTGGTTCGAAAACTACAAGGCGGGACAGACGCCCGGCGTTGATTACTTTGTGGAGGCCTCTCCCGATACGGATTTAACCCAGGTGGTGCGGCCGCGCACCTCGCCGTTGCTGCGGGAAGTCGCCACGGCTGGCGGCGTCCGCCATGTCTGGTGCACCTTCAGTCATGATCAGATCGACCTGAATTTCCGCAATCCGCAGGTGCTACTGGAGTTTTTGCGCATATTGCGTCTGTATCTGGACAAAGGCGTGCGCTGGTTCCGGCTGGATGCAGTGGCGTTTCTCTGGAAAGTACCCGGGACCTCCTGCATCAACCTGCCCGAAACCCATGAGATGATCCGCCTGTTGCGCCTGCTGATCGAGCATCGCGCCCATGACGCGGTCATCATTACCGAGACCAATATTCCCAACCACGAAAACCTGACCTATTTCGGCAACGCCAACGAAGCCCATCTGATCTACAACTTCTCCTTGCCGCCATTGTTGATCAACAGTCTGGTCACCGGCAGTTGCGAATACCTGAAGAAGTGGCTGATGAGCATGCCGCCGGCGCAACAGGGAACCACTTACCTGAACTTCATCGCCTCCCATGACGGCGTGGGATTGCGCCCCACCGAGGGCTTGCTGAGCGAGTGGGAGCTGGATGCGCTGGTGTCCACCATGCAGAAGTTCGGCGGCAAGGCCAGCGCACGCACCGGTCCCGATGGCCAGCCTAAGTTCTATGAAATCAATATCAGTCTGTGGAACGCGCTCAGCGGCACCGTGCAACATGGCCCCGACCACTTCGGCTTCGCCCGTTTTCTCTGCGCCCACGCTATTATGTTGGCGCTGGAAGGCGTCCCCGCGTTTTACATTCACAGTCTGGTCGGAACGGAAAATGATTATGAGCGGGTGGAGCACACTGGTCAGTTCCGCTCCATCAATCGCCACATCTGGCGTCAGCAGGACCTGGAGCAGGCGCTGCAAGGGGAGGGGCATCATCCAAAAGTGTTCGCCGCCATGCAGAAACTGATCGCCATCCGTAAACGCCAAAAGGCCTTCCATCCCAACGCCACGCAATACACCCTGCACACCGGGGATGCGCTTTTCTCATTCTGGCGCCAAAGCCAGGATCGCATGCAAAGCATTTTCGCCATCCATAACGTTTCGGATCAGCCGCAGTCCATTAATCTGGCGGAGCTGAATCTGATCTCCACCGACCAATGGTTCGATTTGATTTCCGAGCAGGCGTTCGAGGACCGGGTGGGACAGATTATCCTGCGCCCCTACCAGTACATCTGGCTAACCAATGTGAGGCTGTAG
- a CDS encoding DUF4350 domain-containing protein, giving the protein MQRSNSFAAMGIAIAVLVLVALGVYWYQGLEWIEYERDLGPNEKARREPFLAAQIFIEKRGYKLESNPSFRDFDNPDFALKTPTDDAIVLVDAYGSLSQKRAQTLLEWVERGGHLMVTAKNPYLKGMDKIQDPIFEEFGVEVERNGQGDFDEELWGAISTIGGYVGITQEDLCPMLYPQAEFSFEGDENTIGVHFLSNDTLYGQDDYLYASVGPDGASRMLQYEYGDGMVTYMVSLDMWKNFAIGCQDHAYMLWQMAPGDSGAMHFYYNRDFPSLGSVLWRHFYAAIAVGALTLFLWLWYRGMRFGPLRDEEPGTQRQILEHIAASARFLWRMDKGQALVESVRAETWQAISKRLQHITRLEQSVQIAQLAKHFQMNEQAVEAALFGPIPNDPVSFVNIIRALKRIKDKL; this is encoded by the coding sequence ATGCAGCGCAGTAATTCCTTCGCCGCTATGGGTATCGCCATCGCTGTTTTGGTGCTGGTGGCTTTGGGCGTCTATTGGTATCAGGGACTGGAGTGGATCGAGTACGAGCGCGATCTGGGACCGAATGAGAAAGCCCGGCGGGAGCCTTTCCTGGCGGCGCAGATATTTATTGAAAAACGCGGCTATAAGCTGGAGAGCAATCCCAGCTTCCGTGACTTCGACAACCCGGATTTTGCGCTGAAAACCCCTACGGACGACGCCATTGTGCTGGTGGATGCATACGGCTCTCTGTCACAGAAGCGGGCGCAAACCTTGCTGGAGTGGGTGGAGCGAGGCGGTCACTTGATGGTGACGGCGAAGAACCCCTACCTCAAGGGCATGGACAAAATCCAGGACCCGATTTTCGAAGAGTTTGGGGTGGAAGTGGAGCGCAACGGCCAGGGCGATTTCGACGAGGAGCTGTGGGGAGCCATAAGCACCATTGGCGGATACGTCGGCATCACGCAAGAGGACCTGTGCCCCATGCTGTATCCCCAGGCGGAATTCTCGTTTGAGGGCGATGAAAACACCATTGGCGTGCACTTCCTTTCCAACGATACGCTCTATGGCCAGGACGATTATCTATACGCCTCCGTTGGCCCGGACGGCGCCTCGCGCATGCTGCAGTACGAATACGGCGACGGCATGGTGACATACATGGTCAGCCTGGATATGTGGAAGAACTTCGCCATCGGCTGCCAGGACCATGCCTACATGCTGTGGCAAATGGCGCCGGGAGACAGCGGGGCCATGCATTTCTATTACAACCGGGACTTTCCCAGTCTGGGGTCCGTGCTCTGGCGTCACTTCTATGCGGCGATCGCGGTAGGGGCGCTGACGCTGTTTTTATGGCTGTGGTATCGGGGCATGCGCTTCGGCCCCTTGCGGGATGAAGAGCCGGGAACCCAGCGTCAGATTCTTGAGCACATCGCCGCCAGCGCTCGTTTCCTGTGGCGTATGGATAAAGGGCAGGCCTTGGTGGAAAGCGTCAGAGCGGAAACCTGGCAGGCGATTTCCAAGCGACTGCAGCATATCACGCGGCTGGAGCAATCCGTTCAGATCGCCCAGTTGGCCAAGCATTTTCAAATGAATGAACAAGCGGTGGAAGCGGCCCTGTTCGGCCCGATACCCAATGATCCGGTAAGTTTTGTCAATATTATTCGAGCGTTGAAGCGAATAAAGGATAAGTTATGA
- a CDS encoding BPSS1780 family membrane protein, whose translation MSDPNPYQPPSSEVMDESNSPVTLGPPQSMPAGSGWSWIAEGFAIFRAGPGPWIGMMIVYVLIMLVVGILPLISIVLVNILAPLLMAGFMIASRRGATSGRIEFADMFVAVQEKSTPLILFGLIILGFSAVIMIICGALFFSSVADSMDAAQFGGAPDTKFLLAVLIYLGLFIPLMMGAWFAPALIVFHDLGPWDAFTTSFKGCLVNIIPFLLYGIISFILMIPAVIPLGLGMLVLGPTLIGSIYAAYKDIFLVTEQ comes from the coding sequence GTGTCCGACCCTAATCCCTATCAACCGCCGTCATCAGAAGTGATGGATGAATCCAATTCGCCCGTCACATTGGGTCCGCCGCAAAGCATGCCCGCTGGCAGCGGCTGGAGCTGGATTGCAGAGGGCTTCGCGATCTTTCGCGCAGGCCCGGGGCCCTGGATTGGGATGATGATCGTGTATGTTCTGATCATGCTTGTAGTGGGGATTTTGCCTTTGATCTCCATCGTTCTGGTGAATATTCTGGCGCCTCTGTTGATGGCGGGCTTTATGATCGCCAGTCGCAGGGGGGCGACCTCGGGGCGCATTGAGTTTGCCGATATGTTCGTCGCCGTACAGGAAAAATCGACGCCGTTGATTCTGTTCGGGCTTATCATTTTGGGATTCAGCGCAGTGATTATGATCATCTGCGGCGCATTGTTTTTTTCTTCGGTGGCGGACTCCATGGATGCGGCGCAGTTCGGCGGCGCGCCGGATACCAAGTTCCTGCTGGCGGTTCTGATTTATCTGGGATTATTTATACCGCTGATGATGGGCGCCTGGTTCGCGCCGGCGTTGATCGTATTTCACGACCTGGGCCCCTGGGACGCGTTTACTACGAGTTTTAAAGGCTGTCTGGTGAATATCATTCCGTTCCTGCTGTACGGAATCATTTCTTTCATACTCATGATCCCGGCGGTGATTCCGTTAGGTCTGGGAATGCTGGTGTTGGGGCCGACGCTGATTGGCTCGATCTACGCCGCTTACAAGGATATTTTTCTGGTCACCGAGCAATAG
- a CDS encoding DUF58 domain-containing protein, with protein MRRRGVQPSPQLLYCGLVVTLALLCWQGYELWTGDGDWLPAPGSEVGEGFFYVLMGLATVAVLLLAADLFVSWRLPSAQIHREIRHNLALDQWIPVKLTITHDFPYAATLEVHDHLPVDCEFEGLPLVVPMEPGHRTTVEYRLRPRRRGPLELTRAEVRVRSVAGFWLLRQTHVVETSAKVFPDFASIEGYQLLATDNHTSQMGIRRKPRRGEGMDFHQLREYRQGDSQRQIDWKATSRRQKLISREYQDERDQQVILLLDGGRRMLTQDGVSTHFDHCLNCLLMLSYVALRQGDAVGMMSFGASVKHASPIKGATNINRLINQFYDFYPDKSAPDYLEAARELMQRYRKRSLVVLTTNLREEDSEDIINACRLLQKRHLVLVANLREETLDRTLAEDVRNFDQAVVYAGVVDYLRQRDKLQEKLRAQGLFFVDCAPSKLTAQVINSYFSIKRAGYL; from the coding sequence ATGAGACGCAGAGGGGTGCAACCCAGTCCGCAGTTACTCTACTGCGGACTCGTCGTCACGCTCGCTCTGCTGTGCTGGCAGGGCTATGAGTTGTGGACGGGCGACGGCGATTGGCTGCCGGCGCCAGGTAGTGAGGTCGGCGAAGGCTTTTTCTATGTGCTGATGGGGCTTGCGACGGTGGCGGTGTTGCTGCTGGCGGCGGACCTGTTCGTGTCCTGGCGTCTGCCATCGGCGCAGATTCACCGCGAGATTCGCCACAATCTGGCGTTGGACCAGTGGATTCCCGTCAAACTCACCATTACCCATGACTTTCCTTACGCGGCTACGCTGGAAGTGCATGACCATCTTCCGGTGGATTGCGAGTTCGAAGGATTGCCTTTGGTTGTGCCAATGGAGCCGGGTCACCGCACGACAGTGGAGTATCGACTGCGGCCCCGTCGCCGCGGCCCCTTGGAGTTAACCCGGGCGGAAGTCCGCGTGCGTTCGGTGGCGGGATTCTGGCTGTTGCGTCAGACCCATGTCGTGGAAACTTCCGCCAAGGTGTTTCCGGATTTCGCTTCCATTGAAGGCTACCAGTTGTTGGCCACGGACAATCACACCAGCCAGATGGGCATCCGCCGCAAGCCGCGTCGCGGCGAAGGCATGGATTTCCACCAGTTGCGGGAATATCGGCAGGGGGATTCACAGCGGCAGATCGACTGGAAAGCCACCTCTCGCCGCCAGAAACTGATTTCCCGGGAGTATCAGGACGAGCGAGATCAGCAGGTCATACTGCTGCTGGACGGCGGCCGTCGTATGTTGACGCAGGATGGCGTCAGTACGCACTTCGACCACTGCCTGAACTGTTTGCTGATGTTGTCGTACGTGGCCTTACGCCAGGGCGACGCGGTGGGCATGATGAGTTTCGGCGCTTCAGTAAAGCATGCGTCGCCGATCAAGGGCGCCACCAATATCAACCGCCTGATCAACCAGTTTTACGACTTCTATCCGGATAAATCCGCGCCGGATTATCTGGAGGCGGCCCGCGAGTTGATGCAGCGCTACCGCAAACGTTCCCTGGTGGTGCTCACCACCAACTTGAGAGAAGAGGACAGCGAAGACATCATCAACGCCTGTCGCCTGCTGCAAAAGCGTCATTTGGTGCTGGTGGCGAATTTGCGCGAGGAAACCCTGGACCGGACGCTGGCGGAGGACGTTCGCAATTTCGATCAGGCTGTGGTCTACGCCGGTGTGGTGGACTATCTGCGCCAGCGGGACAAGCTACAGGAAAAACTGCGCGCACAAGGTCTGTTCTTCGTGGATTGCGCTCCCAGCAAGCTCACCGCGCAGGTTATCAACAGCTACTTCTCCATCAAGCGGGCGGGCTACCTATAG
- a CDS encoding glycosyl transferase has translation MGDFYQNGIVTTLHNLSRRPLEDIERELVAFSQRRPLALVLPCLYSELQGEAMPRILEHLCKVPYLEEIIIGLDRADEGQYREALQFFSALPQRHRVLWNDGPRLRAIDAELKQESLSPREPGKGRNVWFCLGYVLASGACESVALHDCDIVTYDRELLARLIYPVANPNFNYEFCKGYYARVANGKINGRVSRLLVTPLLRALKKVLGHLDFLDYLDSYRYPLAGEFSFRKDVINDIRIPSDWGLEIGVLSEMKRNYSTNRLCQVDIADVYDHKHQDLSADNDDTGLSKMSIDITKALFRKLATQGIVFNQETFRTIKACYFRIALDFVETYRNDAEINGLALDVHHEEQAVELFAKNIMKAGEYFLEHPMEAPFIPSWNRVISAFPSVLTRLYDAVDADMREFADH, from the coding sequence ATGGGCGATTTTTATCAAAACGGCATAGTAACCACCCTGCATAACCTGTCCCGTCGTCCCCTGGAGGATATCGAACGGGAGTTGGTCGCCTTTTCTCAACGCAGACCTTTGGCGCTGGTGCTTCCCTGCCTGTATTCAGAGCTGCAGGGCGAAGCCATGCCGCGCATCCTGGAGCACTTATGCAAAGTGCCTTATCTGGAGGAAATCATCATTGGTCTGGACCGGGCGGATGAAGGGCAATACCGGGAAGCTCTGCAATTCTTCTCCGCATTGCCGCAACGCCATCGGGTGCTGTGGAACGACGGCCCCCGACTGCGCGCCATCGACGCGGAACTGAAGCAGGAATCGCTGTCGCCGCGGGAACCGGGCAAGGGTCGCAACGTCTGGTTCTGTCTTGGCTATGTGCTGGCCTCCGGGGCCTGCGAATCCGTCGCGCTGCATGACTGCGACATTGTCACTTATGACCGCGAGCTACTGGCGCGCCTGATTTACCCCGTGGCCAATCCCAACTTCAACTATGAATTCTGCAAAGGCTATTACGCCCGCGTCGCCAACGGCAAAATCAACGGTCGCGTAAGCCGCCTGCTGGTGACGCCGCTGTTGCGGGCGCTGAAGAAAGTGCTCGGCCATCTGGATTTCCTCGACTATCTGGACAGTTACCGCTATCCCCTGGCCGGCGAGTTCTCGTTTCGCAAAGACGTGATCAACGATATTCGCATCCCCAGCGACTGGGGTCTGGAAATCGGCGTCCTGAGCGAAATGAAGCGCAACTACTCCACCAACCGCCTGTGTCAGGTAGATATCGCCGACGTGTACGACCACAAGCACCAGGACCTGTCCGCCGACAACGACGACACCGGGCTGTCGAAAATGTCCATCGACATCACCAAAGCCCTGTTCCGCAAACTGGCCACCCAGGGCATCGTCTTCAATCAGGAAACTTTCCGCACGATCAAGGCCTGCTACTTCCGCATTGCGCTGGATTTTGTGGAGACCTACCGCAACGACGCGGAAATCAATGGACTGGCCCTCGACGTGCATCATGAAGAGCAGGCCGTAGAGCTGTTCGCCAAGAATATCATGAAGGCTGGCGAGTACTTCCTGGAACACCCGATGGAAGCGCCGTTCATCCCGTCCTGGAACCGGGTCATCAGCGCTTTCCCCAGCGTGCTGACGCGCCTTTATGACGCCGTTGACGCCGACATGCGGGAGTTCGCCGATCATTAG